From a region of the uncultured Desulfatiglans sp. genome:
- a CDS encoding putative Glycerol-3-phosphate O-acyltransferase (Evidence 3 : Putative function from multiple computational evidences), with protein sequence MNQKQKGPFFPFVLDYKPGFFLSWLLYRLFRHVRFDENMTEELRQMNRDGTVVYAIKYRGRLEYLLYHYRFLRSRLPYPKIAFDLNMVLLLPLRQLFRWLRFQVGHFFKRGKFADPYESAFFRDAILSGDTALLPLLSPKRFRRQFIHAEKDPMQLLIETQKTMDRPIFMVPQLILYKKAPEKEHPGILDIFFGFKENPGIIRKIVLFFRYHRRAFIDFGQPLNLQEYLASSAADLSPEAAAAEIRQEMINRIDQQKRVILGPIMKTHQQLKEIVLRDPKVMQLIEHSAKGNPKAVKQVKKKAAAHYEEIAADYNSAYIQFFHLTLSWLWKKIYEGIEVEPNELARVRKAAGQGPLIYIPSHKSHVDYLVLNYILYDYNMHIPRVAAGQNLAFWPMGHMFRKSGAFFIRRTFKGARLYATIFARYIKALLKEGYPLEFFIEGGRSRSGKLIIPKIGFLSILLEAYQEGFCEDLLFVPASISYDRILEEKAYLKELSGGEKERESFFQILKARRFLKRKYGKIYIRFGQPISLSDYIRASGRELEPGDHRRLASHLIQAINHVTLATPLALIAAALLTGHRHGFLLSQLKATAGEFLAFLGGQKVPVAASLSSFDEAVEETLNLLIGWKVVNQLEDVSGEETFYFIEKERELELEYYKNSIIHWFISHAFVGVSLISRPEEIKTHRGILEDYRFLRRLFQYEFIFEETHDDSEAVASGLDYFQERRLIFYERESEGYRVRAEGIEMLRVWSGFARTFLEAYWVAVRAALRDEGERRQKGDALKRMKNLGLRYHKLGIIRNLEALSQVTFKNAAQLIDQHILKSLDDSAPSFPEDERDLHRLAQRIYDLFHYAY encoded by the coding sequence ATGAATCAGAAGCAGAAAGGGCCTTTTTTTCCCTTCGTCCTGGATTACAAGCCCGGATTCTTCCTGAGCTGGCTGCTCTACCGGCTCTTCCGCCACGTGCGCTTCGACGAGAACATGACCGAAGAGCTCAGGCAGATGAACCGCGACGGGACCGTGGTCTACGCCATCAAGTACCGAGGCAGGCTCGAATATCTCCTCTATCACTACCGCTTCCTGAGAAGCCGCCTGCCCTACCCCAAGATCGCCTTCGATCTCAACATGGTCCTGCTGCTTCCGCTTCGACAGCTTTTTCGATGGCTCCGCTTTCAGGTCGGGCACTTCTTCAAAAGAGGCAAGTTCGCCGACCCTTACGAAAGCGCCTTTTTCCGGGACGCCATCCTCTCGGGGGACACAGCCCTCCTCCCGCTGCTGAGCCCCAAACGGTTCCGGCGGCAGTTCATCCACGCCGAAAAGGACCCGATGCAACTGCTGATCGAGACCCAGAAGACCATGGACCGCCCCATCTTCATGGTCCCGCAGCTCATCCTCTACAAGAAGGCCCCGGAAAAGGAGCACCCCGGGATCCTGGACATCTTCTTCGGCTTCAAGGAAAACCCGGGGATCATCCGCAAGATCGTCCTCTTCTTCCGCTACCACCGCCGGGCCTTCATCGACTTCGGGCAGCCGTTGAATCTGCAGGAATATCTCGCCTCTAGCGCGGCCGACCTCTCCCCCGAGGCAGCGGCCGCGGAGATCCGGCAGGAGATGATCAACCGCATCGACCAGCAGAAGCGGGTCATCCTCGGCCCCATCATGAAGACGCACCAGCAGCTGAAGGAGATCGTCCTGCGGGACCCGAAGGTCATGCAACTGATCGAGCACAGTGCGAAGGGGAACCCCAAGGCCGTCAAACAGGTCAAGAAAAAGGCGGCCGCCCACTACGAGGAGATCGCGGCCGACTACAACAGCGCCTACATCCAGTTTTTCCACCTGACGCTGAGCTGGCTGTGGAAGAAGATCTACGAGGGGATCGAGGTCGAGCCGAACGAGCTCGCCAGGGTGAGGAAGGCCGCCGGCCAGGGCCCGCTCATCTACATCCCCTCCCACAAGAGCCACGTCGATTACCTCGTGCTCAACTACATCCTCTACGATTACAACATGCACATCCCCCGGGTCGCCGCGGGGCAGAACCTGGCCTTCTGGCCCATGGGGCACATGTTCCGGAAATCCGGGGCCTTTTTCATCCGCAGGACCTTCAAGGGGGCGCGCCTCTACGCGACCATCTTCGCCCGGTACATCAAGGCCCTGCTGAAGGAAGGCTACCCGCTGGAGTTCTTCATCGAGGGGGGGAGAAGCCGCAGCGGCAAGCTGATCATCCCCAAGATCGGCTTCCTGTCGATCCTGCTCGAGGCCTACCAGGAGGGCTTCTGTGAAGACCTGCTGTTCGTCCCGGCCTCGATCAGCTACGACCGGATCCTCGAAGAGAAGGCCTATCTGAAGGAATTGAGCGGTGGGGAAAAGGAACGGGAGAGCTTTTTCCAGATCCTGAAGGCCCGGCGCTTCCTCAAACGCAAGTACGGCAAGATCTACATCCGCTTCGGACAGCCCATCTCTCTCAGCGACTACATCCGCGCCTCCGGGCGGGAGCTCGAACCGGGCGACCACCGGCGGCTGGCCTCCCATCTGATCCAGGCCATCAACCACGTGACACTGGCCACCCCGCTGGCACTCATAGCCGCCGCGCTGCTCACCGGGCACCGGCACGGTTTCCTCCTGAGCCAACTGAAGGCCACCGCCGGGGAGTTCCTGGCGTTCCTCGGCGGGCAGAAGGTCCCCGTCGCCGCCAGCCTGTCATCCTTCGACGAGGCGGTGGAGGAGACCCTGAACCTGCTGATCGGCTGGAAGGTGGTGAACCAGCTGGAGGACGTCTCCGGGGAGGAGACCTTCTACTTCATCGAAAAGGAGCGGGAGCTCGAACTCGAATACTACAAGAACAGCATCATCCACTGGTTCATCTCGCACGCCTTCGTGGGCGTCTCCCTCATCAGCCGGCCCGAGGAGATCAAGACCCATCGAGGGATCCTCGAGGACTACCGCTTTCTGAGAAGGCTCTTCCAGTACGAATTCATCTTCGAGGAGACGCACGACGATTCGGAGGCGGTGGCCTCGGGGCTGGACTACTTCCAGGAGAGGCGGCTGATCTTCTATGAGCGGGAGTCGGAGGGATACCGCGTCAGGGCGGAGGGTATCGAGATGCTCCGCGTCTGGTCGGGGTTCGCCCGCACGTTCCTCGAGGCCTACTGGGTCGCCGTGCGCGCAGCGCTCCGGGACGAAGGCGAACGCCGTCAGAAGGGGGACGCCCTCAAGCGGATGAAGAACCTCGGGCTGCGCTACCACAAGCTCGGGATCATCCGCAACCTGGAGGCCCTCTCGCAGGTCACCTTCAAGAACGCGGCGCAGTTGATCGACCAGCACATCCTCAAGTCCCTGGACGACTCGGCGCCTTCCTTCCCGGAGGACGAGCGGGACCTCCACCGGCTTGCTCAGCGGATCTACGACCTCTTCCACTACGCCTACTGA
- a CDS encoding conserved hypothetical protein (Evidence 4 : Unknown function but conserved in other organisms) gives MINDQDILATLEMLKVEHLDVRTVTLGISLFDCASDDPDRFMARIREKILGLAAPLVQVCAEVGEKYGIPVVNKRIAVSPLAVAGAPFSAHGFVRIAQALDRTAREVGVDFIGGFSALVEKGFTTGDRALIESLPEALSRTERLCASVNVASTRAGINMDAVYLMGRTIKAAAAASAGADGIACAKLCVFANIPQDIPFMAGAYLGVGEPDAVINIGVSGPGVVKRAIDRARAVEPGLDLGRLSELIKRTAFKVTRAGELIGREVAERLGVPFGVVDLSLAPTPDVGDSVGEIFQSLGLQAIGVPGSTALLALLNDAVKKGGAFASSYVGGLSGAFIPVSEDSNIAEAARSGLLSLEKLEAMTSVCSVGLDMVALPGDVSAETLAAIIADEMAIGVVNKKTTAARLIPVPGKRAGEKAFFGGLLGETTIMPVNGANGDPTFIRLGGRIPAPTQSLVN, from the coding sequence ATGATCAATGACCAGGACATATTGGCCACGCTGGAGATGCTCAAGGTGGAGCACCTGGACGTGCGCACGGTGACCCTCGGCATCAGCCTGTTCGACTGCGCCAGCGACGATCCGGACCGGTTCATGGCGCGGATCCGGGAGAAGATTTTAGGCCTGGCGGCCCCCCTGGTGCAGGTCTGCGCCGAGGTCGGCGAGAAATACGGGATCCCGGTGGTGAACAAGCGGATCGCGGTCAGCCCTCTCGCCGTGGCGGGCGCCCCCTTTTCCGCGCACGGCTTCGTGCGGATCGCGCAGGCCCTCGACCGGACCGCCCGGGAGGTCGGCGTGGACTTCATCGGCGGCTTCAGCGCCCTCGTCGAAAAGGGGTTTACGACGGGCGACCGGGCCTTGATCGAGAGCCTCCCGGAGGCCCTTTCCCGCACGGAGCGCCTTTGCGCCTCCGTGAACGTGGCCTCGACGCGGGCGGGCATCAACATGGACGCGGTCTACCTCATGGGGCGCACGATCAAGGCCGCGGCAGCGGCCTCGGCCGGGGCGGACGGCATCGCCTGCGCCAAGCTGTGCGTCTTCGCCAACATCCCGCAGGACATCCCCTTCATGGCCGGCGCCTATCTCGGCGTCGGGGAGCCGGACGCCGTCATCAACATCGGCGTGAGCGGACCGGGCGTCGTCAAACGCGCCATCGACCGCGCCCGCGCGGTGGAGCCCGGCCTCGACCTCGGAAGGCTTTCAGAGCTGATCAAGCGGACCGCCTTCAAGGTCACGCGGGCCGGCGAACTGATCGGGCGGGAGGTGGCCGAACGGCTGGGAGTCCCGTTCGGCGTGGTGGACCTCTCGCTCGCCCCGACCCCCGACGTGGGCGACAGCGTCGGGGAGATCTTCCAGAGCCTCGGGCTGCAGGCCATCGGGGTGCCGGGCTCGACGGCCCTTCTGGCGCTTCTGAACGACGCCGTGAAGAAGGGCGGGGCCTTCGCGAGCTCCTATGTGGGGGGCCTGAGCGGCGCGTTCATCCCGGTCAGCGAGGACAGCAACATCGCCGAGGCCGCGCGCAGCGGCCTCCTGAGCCTCGAAAAACTCGAGGCCATGACGAGCGTCTGTTCGGTGGGGCTTGACATGGTCGCCCTGCCGGGGGATGTATCGGCCGAGACGCTGGCCGCGATCATCGCCGACGAGATGGCGATCGGCGTCGTCAACAAGAAGACCACCGCCGCCCGCCTCATCCCGGTGCCCGGAAAGCGGGCCGGGGAAAAGGCGTTCTTCGGGGGGCTGCTGGGGGAGACCACCATCATGCCGGTCAACGGCGCCAATGGAGACCCCACCTTCATCCGCCTGGGCGGCAGGATCCCGGCGCCCACGCAAAGCCTCGTGAATTGA
- a CDS encoding Amino acid-binding ACT domain protein gives MEKAIISVLGTDRPGIMAAISRTLSDNGCNIEDVSQTILQTEFAGVAIVSLPEAAALDGIEAALDRALRPMGLSTFARPLDRGVSPAPPAASQPFIVTTMGADRIGLIAGISEVMAAFGANIVNLKAIFRGGEDPRRNTMIYEVDVPVDTDPAAFRKALHARAEELGLALSLQHRNIFDALHRI, from the coding sequence ATGGAAAAGGCGATCATCTCGGTGCTCGGCACCGACAGGCCCGGCATCATGGCGGCCATATCGAGGACCCTCTCCGACAACGGCTGCAACATCGAAGATGTCAGCCAGACTATCCTCCAGACGGAGTTCGCAGGGGTGGCCATCGTCTCCCTGCCCGAGGCGGCGGCCCTCGACGGGATCGAGGCGGCCCTCGACCGGGCCCTCCGACCGATGGGGCTGAGCACCTTCGCGAGGCCGCTCGACAGGGGCGTCTCCCCTGCCCCTCCGGCAGCCAGCCAGCCCTTCATCGTCACCACCATGGGGGCGGACCGCATCGGTCTGATCGCCGGGATCAGCGAGGTCATGGCGGCCTTCGGGGCCAACATCGTGAACCTCAAGGCCATCTTCCGCGGCGGAGAGGATCCCCGGCGCAACACGATGATCTACGAGGTGGATGTGCCCGTGGACACCGATCCGGCCGCCTTCCGCAAGGCGCTTCACGCCCGGGCCGAGGAGCTGGGGCTCGCCCTCAGCCTCCAGCACAGGAACATCTTCGACGCCCTGCACCGCATCTGA
- a CDS encoding conserved hypothetical protein (Evidence 4 : Unknown function but conserved in other organisms) — translation MYKPMVISGLTVDPVTNSPIVILKEIDGEETLPIWIGLLEATAIASELEGIKFSRPMTHDLFRNLLEMVGVKIQKVEVCDLKDNTYFAMIHFLHEGKEMTIDARPSDALAVSLRAKAPIFVSDEVIRKSGQIDLKAEAEDKSEKGKKWQEILEGLNPEDFGKYKM, via the coding sequence ATGTACAAACCCATGGTGATATCCGGACTGACGGTCGATCCGGTGACCAACAGCCCGATTGTCATATTGAAAGAGATCGACGGCGAGGAGACCCTTCCGATCTGGATCGGGCTTCTGGAGGCTACGGCTATCGCCAGCGAGCTCGAAGGGATCAAGTTTTCCAGGCCCATGACCCATGATCTGTTCCGGAATCTCCTGGAGATGGTCGGGGTCAAGATCCAGAAGGTGGAGGTCTGCGACCTGAAAGACAACACCTACTTTGCCATGATCCATTTCTTGCATGAGGGCAAGGAGATGACCATCGACGCGCGGCCGAGCGATGCGCTGGCGGTTTCCCTGCGGGCCAAGGCGCCCATCTTCGTGTCCGACGAGGTGATCCGGAAGTCGGGACAGATCGATCTCAAGGCAGAGGCGGAGGACAAATCCGAAAAGGGCAAGAAGTGGCAGGAGATCCTCGAAGGATTGAACCCGGAGGACTTCGGCAAATACAAGATGTAG
- a CDS encoding PHP domain protein — MFEHVGNLHIHSRHSDGTAEVPEIARDAARAGCDFILMNDHAHMAGGLHLDEAGYYGRVLVLIGQEIGHRYHHYLAYNLNDWIPGHADGPQTTIDRVKAQGGIGFLAHPFEKGMPFRDGGIAYTWNDLTVRDFTGICIWNFSSRWKERVKDIPTALYCLLFKALSLKGPSEETLAYYDRCCLERRVTAIGGSDAHGSFFRLGLLRFRPFSYRRLLRSIDVHLLLDAPLSQDVDTAALQIYGALQNGSLYVAHDGLKTAKGFRFAFVPDEGDPLPMGAEAAFRPGNLQINLPRPSLVRIIRNGRLLQERTLLDAHLPIPGPGVYRIEACLRCPLFGLRPWIFSNPIYLRAPSPDR; from the coding sequence ATGTTTGAACACGTCGGAAACCTTCACATCCACTCCCGCCATTCGGACGGCACCGCCGAGGTGCCGGAGATCGCCCGGGACGCGGCCCGCGCCGGATGCGATTTCATCCTGATGAACGACCACGCCCACATGGCCGGCGGACTGCACCTCGATGAGGCCGGCTATTACGGACGCGTCCTCGTCCTCATCGGGCAGGAGATCGGTCATCGCTACCACCACTACCTGGCCTACAACCTCAACGATTGGATTCCGGGGCATGCCGACGGCCCCCAGACCACGATCGACCGCGTCAAGGCCCAGGGCGGGATCGGCTTCCTCGCCCACCCCTTCGAAAAAGGCATGCCCTTCAGAGACGGCGGGATCGCCTACACCTGGAACGACCTGACCGTCAGGGACTTCACAGGCATCTGCATCTGGAATTTTTCCTCCCGCTGGAAGGAGCGCGTCAAAGACATCCCGACCGCCCTCTACTGCCTCCTCTTCAAGGCCTTGAGCCTGAAAGGCCCCAGCGAAGAAACACTCGCCTATTATGACCGCTGCTGCCTCGAGCGCCGTGTGACGGCGATCGGCGGCTCCGACGCCCACGGCTCCTTCTTCCGATTGGGCCTCCTCCGTTTCAGGCCCTTCTCTTACCGCCGGCTTCTCCGCTCCATCGACGTGCACCTCCTTCTCGATGCGCCCCTTTCCCAAGACGTAGACACCGCAGCCCTCCAGATCTACGGGGCCCTCCAGAACGGAAGCCTTTACGTGGCCCACGACGGCTTGAAAACCGCCAAAGGCTTCCGGTTCGCCTTCGTCCCCGATGAAGGCGACCCCCTCCCGATGGGTGCGGAGGCCGCCTTCCGCCCCGGCAACCTCCAGATCAACCTGCCGCGCCCCTCCCTCGTCCGAATCATCCGCAACGGCCGCCTCTTGCAGGAGCGAACCCTCCTCGATGCCCACCTTCCCATACCAGGCCCCGGCGTCTACCGCATCGAGGCCTGCCTCCGCTGCCCCCTTTTCGGCCTCCGCCCGTGGATCTTCTCGAACCCCATCTACCTCCGCGCCCCCTCTCCGGATCGTTGA
- a CDS encoding hypothetical protein (Evidence 5 : Unknown function) translates to MPCRNCPRYRPRPATFVDALEVLRLCELALFVVDPDRYRAIFPDE, encoded by the coding sequence ATGCCTTGCCGGAACTGCCCGAGATACCGCCCCCGCCCCGCAACGTTCGTTGACGCCCTCGAAGTGCTGAGGCTTTGCGAACTCGCCTTGTTCGTGGTGGACCCGGACCGATACCGGGCCATTTTCCCCGACGAGTGA
- a CDS encoding Caudovirus prohead protease (modular protein): MNGRLFYRALPLSARAVDRDSRTAEVAFSSETPVVRWFGPEILLHGRDNLDLSRLKSMGAALFNHNPDRIVGRIEGARIEGRRGLARIVFDEDQEGEQAMHKALTGSLQGVSVGYQVSKFRELREGETWKGYAGPCYLAERWTPYEVSLTPIPADASVGVGRDATRSLEGIEVEYSSFRGKQTMSRHYDGNETISVRADVLANVVHDEAKRLAVEVVKALGIDYDTSRKVLRLIRAACGSDEALFLEAAARWQEDCAEGFGFRRSLEYMERELHTRSRTGTYQGGSGRAPALRLEHISDEWFDQAITNPAALTITDPPAGQRAPDPGQQQRGKALDSVSDEAFDELLKDPKLYFH; this comes from the coding sequence ATGAACGGGCGTCTATTCTACCGAGCGCTGCCCCTGAGCGCTAGGGCGGTTGATCGAGACAGCCGAACGGCTGAGGTTGCCTTTTCGAGTGAAACCCCCGTGGTGCGCTGGTTTGGTCCTGAAATTCTGCTTCACGGCCGCGACAACCTGGACTTGTCAAGGCTCAAGAGCATGGGCGCCGCGCTGTTCAACCACAACCCCGACCGCATTGTAGGCCGCATCGAGGGCGCCCGCATCGAGGGCCGGCGAGGACTGGCCCGCATTGTCTTTGATGAGGATCAGGAAGGCGAGCAGGCCATGCACAAAGCCTTGACCGGGAGCCTTCAGGGCGTCAGCGTGGGTTACCAGGTTTCGAAGTTTCGCGAATTGCGGGAAGGCGAGACCTGGAAGGGCTATGCGGGCCCGTGCTACCTGGCCGAGCGTTGGACGCCCTACGAGGTCAGCTTGACGCCGATACCGGCGGATGCTTCCGTTGGTGTGGGGCGCGATGCAACGCGAAGCCTGGAAGGTATCGAGGTTGAATATTCATCTTTTAGGGGGAAACAGACCATGAGCAGACATTACGATGGAAACGAGACGATCAGCGTCCGCGCCGATGTGCTGGCGAACGTGGTTCACGACGAAGCGAAGCGGCTTGCGGTCGAGGTTGTCAAAGCCCTTGGCATCGACTATGACACCAGCCGGAAGGTTCTGCGTCTTATTCGCGCCGCATGTGGCAGCGATGAAGCCTTGTTTCTCGAAGCGGCCGCGCGTTGGCAAGAGGACTGCGCCGAAGGCTTTGGCTTCCGCCGCTCGCTTGAGTACATGGAACGCGAGTTACACACCAGGAGCCGAACCGGAACCTACCAGGGCGGATCCGGCCGGGCGCCTGCCCTTCGGCTTGAACATATTTCGGATGAGTGGTTTGACCAGGCGATCACGAACCCGGCTGCCCTGACGATCACTGACCCGCCCGCCGGGCAACGTGCCCCCGATCCGGGCCAGCAGCAGCGGGGCAAAGCCCTTGACAGCGTTTCGGACGAGGCCTTTGACGAGTTGCTGAAGGACCCCAAACTTTATTTCCATTGA
- a CDS encoding hypothetical protein (Evidence 5 : Unknown function) has protein sequence MKKKYQTAAHKIETLAEKLRRNRERRIEASGRIEATKGAIDSLSAELSGALVQSDASKAKKLESEIEKLRGRSIERGELLVSGLDEEAKALEAGLQEAEAHKHRLFVQLCEQWLTGAAARYDDSARQTIERARELRIVYDVLRDTNEGGAFTKTVGPGFEALPAVAKIPILHGYTRASDSLAHGRMTAGREKVQAILDEVLR, from the coding sequence ATGAAAAAGAAATACCAGACAGCCGCGCATAAGATTGAAACGTTGGCCGAAAAGCTGCGCCGGAACCGGGAACGCCGCATCGAAGCATCCGGGCGGATCGAGGCCACTAAGGGCGCCATTGACAGCCTGTCCGCCGAGTTGAGCGGGGCCCTGGTGCAAAGCGACGCATCGAAGGCTAAGAAGCTGGAAAGCGAAATTGAAAAGCTGCGCGGCCGATCCATCGAACGCGGCGAACTGCTTGTTTCCGGGCTGGATGAGGAAGCGAAGGCCCTTGAGGCTGGACTTCAGGAAGCCGAGGCGCACAAGCACCGCCTGTTCGTTCAGTTGTGCGAGCAGTGGCTTACAGGCGCGGCCGCCCGTTATGACGACAGCGCGCGGCAGACCATCGAGCGGGCCCGCGAACTGAGAATTGTTTACGACGTTCTGCGGGACACGAACGAGGGTGGCGCCTTCACAAAGACCGTTGGCCCTGGTTTCGAAGCCCTGCCTGCCGTGGCGAAAATTCCGATCCTGCATGGCTATACGCGGGCGAGTGACAGCCTAGCACACGGGCGGATGACAGCTGGCCGTGAGAAGGTCCAGGCTATTTTGGACGAGGTTTTACGATGA
- a CDS encoding hypothetical protein (Evidence 5 : Unknown function) codes for MRRNLRVDEVAAALSCSKTSVYRLIETGDLPAFKLRPGGAYRVPAGGLERFIRARLAAQEVERLALTFDDNVSAPNDTRRAQPRFTEPARPDRLDRKTGGPAHEKEIPDSRA; via the coding sequence ATGAGGCGGAACCTACGCGTTGACGAAGTGGCCGCCGCCCTGTCCTGCTCAAAGACGAGCGTTTACCGGCTCATCGAGACCGGCGACTTGCCCGCGTTCAAGCTGCGGCCCGGCGGCGCCTACCGCGTGCCCGCCGGGGGCCTTGAGCGCTTCATTCGGGCGCGACTCGCCGCACAAGAGGTTGAACGCCTGGCGCTGACGTTCGATGACAACGTTTCCGCACCAAATGACACCAGGAGGGCCCAGCCGCGTTTTACAGAACCGGCGCGGCCCGATAGACTGGACCGAAAAACAGGAGGACCTGCCCATGAAAAAGAAATACCAGACAGCCGCGCATAA
- a CDS encoding hypothetical protein (Evidence 5 : Unknown function), whose protein sequence is MRRPLDIETAVDLIEDLRKERDWALELLGKAAPQDLLAEVQATDYVLLNKYRYDEAPPMATEAKCAACKYFDPLINPVFAGSYGFCHHNPPDVCAIAMPWATVGVSGWCGRFEAKDEGAEP, encoded by the coding sequence ATGAGAAGACCATTAGACATCGAAACAGCAGTGGACTTGATCGAGGACCTACGGAAAGAACGTGACTGGGCGCTTGAGTTACTCGGGAAGGCCGCGCCGCAAGACTTGCTCGCTGAGGTCCAGGCGACCGACTACGTTCTATTGAATAAATATCGCTACGATGAAGCCCCGCCTATGGCGACGGAAGCGAAATGCGCCGCCTGTAAATACTTCGACCCGCTCATAAACCCCGTGTTTGCGGGATCATACGGCTTTTGTCATCACAACCCGCCCGACGTGTGTGCCATAGCGATGCCCTGGGCCACCGTTGGAGTTTCCGGCTGGTGCGGGCGCTTCGAGGCCAAGGACGAGGGGGCCGAGCCATGA